A region of the Silene latifolia isolate original U9 population chromosome 9, ASM4854445v1, whole genome shotgun sequence genome:
TAGGCACATTGCTTTTATTATCTGCAAAGCCATTAAAAAAGAAAACCAAGGATAAGCATGTAAATTTAGTAGTGTGGGTTATTGATTGATGTATAATTACAAGTGATGAGATCATACATGCGAATCCAGCATTCCAGTCATTTTGGTAGCCGGGCGTCTTAGACTTGCTTCCCAAAGGTGGATTGAAGATATAGTAAGATGTGTACTGATTAATTCCGATGAAATCGAATGAGCCTTGTACCATGGAAACCTCTTCTTCGGTGAATTTGGGTAGCCTCTCTTTCACTATTTCTTGGATTGTTCTTGGATATTTCCCGTACACTAAAGGGTGCAGAAACCTACATATGCAAATCACCACTTTAATCTCTCATCTTTTCATTAAATCAATTTCTGATTATACTAAGCTTGTTGTTTCATatcatatctgcaaatgatgtcgAAAATAGAATTTTCATTACCATCCAAGATGGAAGTCTCTAGCTCTTTGAGCAGCATAATTGTCTGCTTTTCCTCTAGTTAATGGTTCATACCACACAAAATCAAGCAGAATTCCAATTCGGCCCTTCTGTTTCTCCTGAAACCAGCAAAAAAGACGGTAAATGTCATTGATTCAACATTACAGCAGTGGCGTCGTTAGAGGGGGTGCGATGGATGCACCCGCACCCCCCGAAATTTGGAAATGTATACATTTTAGTTTTCATTATTACCATTATTCTGCTCTGGTGTGAGTGGTAAACTGTGATGCTACCTTCTCCGACTTCTAGGGTTCAAATCCCGCTGCCCACAATTTAATTTTTTTCCCGCAAATTTACATATTTACGTGTATGCATTTTAGGTAAAtattattttcatgttgtatacACCAATACACCTATTATTCATTTAAAATACTTTTGTAGAACGGTCTTACCCACGTTTTCATAAAACGGGTTTGTTTTTAATAATTTCTTTTACCCACTAATATGCGTATGTTGGATTCGTTTTACaataatttgatataaaattgcCATACACACGACTAATGGTTATGATTTCATGCCAAAATTATGGGTTTATTTTTTAGTCAATGTTACGATTTCATGCCATCATTCCTAATTCCTCAAGAAAGCtattttttattataaataaacTCTAGGGTTGATGTCCTTTAAGTCTCGCTACTAACTCGACGCATTCTAGTTAATGAATTTTTGCACCCCCACCGTCTAAATCCTAGATACGCCACTGCATTACAGTAGTCAAGAAATGAATGAAGAGTTCTTACTTGGTATTTTTGGCGGTATCTTTGAACAGCAGTAGCATGAGCGAGGATCAAATGGTGAGCAACTATGTAGGGTTCAGTACCGGAATTACCGGCAGTACAGTTACCATATTCTTTGGAGCATCTTCCGGGTGCATGGATGCCATTATCATACCCAAGTGCGGCTATAACTCTAGGCTCATTGAAGGTCATCCAATTCTTTACTCTGTCTCCATATGTCTTGAAACAAAACTCTGCATAATCTGCAAAATCTTTCCTACATTTACAAACAACAACTGTGTTTATTtatacataaaatttcatttaCTTAGCCAAAGGATAAAATATGTGAAAAGTGAAGATTCAATTAAGCTTGTCACATTACATACACGACTTTCGGGCTCAGCAAACCCATGTACTTGTTCTCTAGAGCAAGGGGCAGGTCATAGTGATAGAGATTTGCATAAGGAGTTATACCTACAAAAACCAGAAGGGATGTGAGTTAGCTGATAGTGATTCAAGTGACTTCATTTGCTTCGAGTCGTGCAAATAGACGGGATAAAGCAAAGATTAAAAATGGTTGGTTAACTGAGAAGGATACCTCGCTCAAGCAAATAGTCAATAAGTCGATTGTAATAGGCGACGCCTTTCCAGTTAATCTTTCCAGCTCCCTCTGGAATTACAATTATTAATGCTTCTTCAAAATGTGTTTGTGGTACTGATAAACTTGTTAGTATTGCAAGGTTTATTATAGCTTACCAGGGAAAATCCGAGACCATGAAATGGAAAAACGGTATGCATCTGAGTTAAGGTCAGCCATGATGTCCACGTCTTCCTAGAGAAAAAAAAATACAGAGTAGATGTTTTACTTACTACGGAATTGATATGACTATCTTCGATAAATTGTTAACTGCAAGTCTGCAATCCATATACATTGATCCTTAATCTAAGTCTGCAACCCATATATCAGTGTTTAAATCCAAGATACATGACATATTGACATACTTTTCGGACAAACTTCCCTGCATAAGTGGGTGTCGCAACACACCCCCCCAGCTGCAGTTGGAGCGGCTATGAGGAGAGCTTTAGCAGGTAGTGGGATAGTGGTGTACCACATAATATCCACCATGGGCGGATCGGAGGTGAATTTTTCAACATACCCGCTTCATATTCGTCTaccagttcatagactatacatctgaggtagtacctcttactgtttattttctgagttttattttaaagtttttgagttctgctttcgtataaagtttttgagcacatttactaaaacataacactaaaaaaatataatattgctcaaaaactatatttataaatggtaatatgctcataaaaaatgtgtatatgctcaaaaactacaaaGTCTGAGGTATTgcctcagatgcgtaatccttttttCTCTTCGACTACCCGTCAATTATTAAAGTAACTTATATTATTATAGTACCTACGTTGAATTGTTCGTCTTTTTTGTCGACTAATATAGAAAATCTTAAATTTTGAAGTCAAAAATAAAATCTTTTCAAAAATCATAGCGACTTCAATAGGTTTTTTTTTAGGGTGAGCGACTTTCATAGTTTCACCAAGTATTGAATAGTGGGTAAATAGGAGGAGTGCGATTTTGAAAACTTTCACCTATTATAAATGATGAAAAAACTACTCCgtagtagacctggcaaaagcgaCCCGACCTAATTGATTCGATCCAAAATTAACTCGAATTGACCCGAGCCAGCCCGAACACCCGTAACTATCCCGACCCGGGAAAATGATCCGACCAAAC
Encoded here:
- the LOC141600428 gene encoding beta-glucosidase 44-like, whose protein sequence is MRGISMPSFLLLIVLATSTTPWVTLATKFDTGGLSRASFSSGFVFGTATSAYQVEGMAHKDGRGPSIWDAFVKIPGMIAGNATADVTVDQYHRYKEDVDIMADLNSDAYRFSISWSRIFPEGAGKINWKGVAYYNRLIDYLLERGITPYANLYHYDLPLALENKYMGLLSPKVVKDFADYAEFCFKTYGDRVKNWMTFNEPRVIAALGYDNGIHAPGRCSKEYGNCTAGNSGTEPYIVAHHLILAHATAVQRYRQKYQEKQKGRIGILLDFVWYEPLTRGKADNYAAQRARDFHLGWFLHPLVYGKYPRTIQEIVKERLPKFTEEEVSMVQGSFDFIGINQYTSYYIFNPPLGSKSKTPGYQNDWNAGFAYNKSNVPIGPRANSYWLYEVPWGLYKAVTYVKEHYGNPTVILSENGMDDAGNVTLSQGRHDMKRINYYKTYLMALKKAMDDGANVVGYFAWSLLDNFEWRLGYTSRFGIVYVDFKTLKRYPKRSAHWFKHLFRKQKD